The following proteins are encoded in a genomic region of Sesamum indicum cultivar Zhongzhi No. 13 linkage group LG8, S_indicum_v1.0, whole genome shotgun sequence:
- the LOC105167351 gene encoding uncharacterized protein LOC105167351, which translates to MGRGAGISVLAVSASAPRVAPPAVSGVGREDHWGSFDNSVNAVSFGFVATAILISMFLVMAIFERFLRPRSPDAAGGGGRIPAGGDANMRKLDDPSPKMTVYPRGVSVLMPGESVPTLLAHPAPAPCPPDSGSPPNASSF; encoded by the exons ATGGGAAGAGGTGCTGGTATTAGCGTGCTTGCTGTGTCGGCATCGGCGCCAAGGGTGGCCCCGCCGGCGGTGAGTGGTGTGGGCAGAGAGGATCACTGGGGGAGCTTTGACAACTCCGTGAATGCCGTGTCGTTTGGGTTCGTGGCCACCGCTATCCTCATCTCTATGTTCCTTGTCATGGCCATTTTCGAGAGGTTTCTCCGGCCAAGATCCCCGGATGCCGCCGGTGGTGGCGGCCGTATTCCAGCTGGCGGTGACGCAAACATGAGAAAACTAGACGACCCTTCTCCCAAG ATGACCGTTTATCCCAGAGGAGTCTCGGTGCTAATGCCAGGAGAAAGCGTTCCTACTTTACTTGCACATCCGGCGCCAGCGCCGTGCCCGCCGGACTCCGGCTCTCCACCTAATGCTTCATCATTTTAA